The nucleotide window CCCATAATGGAGAGAAAGAATGGCACACTTGCGGAGGTTCTATTATAAGTCAACAGTACGTCCTAACTGCCGCGCATTGCATTGTTCAGTGagtaaaattttttaatagtttaaattttgtaaaagttattatttaatgtggAACGAAGAACTTTTATGATGTGTTATtgatatacttaaaataacttataggAAACAAGCTGACAAGATGTCTATAGTTGTTGGCAGTCACAAGGTCACCAAAGGTGGCGACCGTTACAAGATTAAGCAATTGGTGCCTCATGAGAATTTTTCAAAAGCCACTATGAAGAATGACGTAGGCGTCGTACAAATCGAAGGCAACATCCAATACAAGGACAATGTTCAACCAGTCGAGTTGTTCAAACAACAGGTACCCTCTGGAACGAAATGTCTTTTGACCGGTTGGGGAAAAGTAACCATCgtgagtatattatatattttgtcataTCCAACTTCCGACAAGAGACAACTAGTATTTCTTCGGGCATATGGAACACAAACGCCTTTCGGCCTAGTAATCATACACATTGGTTCGCGCTTAGGGATCGGATCGAATACGCCGTAGTGTATAAACTGAGTCATTAGTCACACTGTTCTCTCTATTTGATTGCACTTGAGAATTATAAGTAcactagcggacccgacagacgttgtcctgtctacacgtctttaattcgaaaatttcaaactttttttaataagctaaaacattctggaccattttgatgaaaattattattcaaatgttatgacaatatctaacgattcagcacatggtctacaataacacaatgataacaaaactttttttaatttgatcgcagcgctaactatcgggacagactaaaattaaaattcgaatattatttaaaatttgacactgcgatgatagcgccgtctgtcggatccaatgtaaaacattccaaaatcaacaactactaataaattaaaaattaattaaaaaaacattgtccagcggacaaaattgtgaatctaaaccattcccagatccccttgaacacacacaaaaaatttcgtcaaaatcGGTCTAGTCGTTTGAGagaagttcagtgacatacactcTCAcagaagaattatatatataaagatatactaATAAACGCACGctctcactcactcactctgAAACATCCTGAAAATGCTAACATCAAAATGGCcacatctgaaaaaaaaagaaagactgaaagaaagaaaacttacttatataacaatataattattgtattttttgtttttttgttttttgtttgtctaaattattgtttaattattacagtGCACTCACTGTCCCAATACTAGGATTCTCTTTGTTGTGAACAAACAGGCTCTTCCTTTTCACATGGAAACTGCATTTAACTTTATGATTTCTACATAacgcaaatttatatttaaattttatttttgcacaataggaatattttctgtatcagcATAGAACAGGTTGACAAGATTTTCTTTGCGATCTTAAGGAAGTGAATGTAATGTGAGTTTTGAAatgttagtgataattttgtttttaaggaAGTGGTTAAAGATGAAAAAAGGGTGATTTTCTAcaaatgtaatgtatgtaaaggATGTGATAGAGGCCATCTTGAAGCGATCTTAAGCATTTCAGTTGGCTGAAAACGTCATGCCTCAAAAAGTTGTCGATAAAAccgagaaaatattttgttcaaccgtcttcttaaaaatatatcaaatttatattcaaatattaactgtaaaaagagacaaaatCTGAACTTTTGaagaatatacataatttgaacGCGTTTAATACGTTcttaatatatcatatttcttCCATACTAATAATCGATTAATTTTACAGAGCGACAACATTTATCCGAACGATCTTCAAATGTTGTACTTCCGAACTATGAGTAATAAGAAGTGTACTGAAAGATTAACACTACGCGCGTCTGTTCGGCGGGGTTTGCCCCTGGATGATGGACAACTCTGCGCTAGGCGTCCCCCCGGCCAAGGCGTATGCAATGTAAGTAAAGTACCACATTATATCcttttttgataatattgttaatttcaaAAAGTACGTGGACGTGAATGAGAGGAAGAAGTTattcacaaataatatttctgaCGCTAAAAGAGCTTGAAGAAGAAGGATCGGGATTTTTTAGATCCGATAATGAGCGACATGCTCTAGGATTAGAAGACCGATCAAATTCACGCTTGTAGTTACactttaattgttattaaattcctCTTGCAGGGTGATAATGGTGGGCCCCTTGTTATTGAAGAGGATGACAAATATCTTCAAATAGGAATCGTGTCCTGGGGAGTTCCCTGCGCCACAAACTATCCAGATGTATTTACTTCAGTCCCTGGTAACTACGCTTGGATACAGAACAAAATTAAGTGatcatattcataaatattcgACATTGTAACATATGatcgtaataaaattttgaataaaagtatattttattatatccaaAATTTTCTTGATACAATTATGATATCAAACACCTTGTTTAACAaatcgattaaatttttttacaaagaaaaGCCTTACAAGCAAAGATCAGTCGAATCTTTTAGATTTGTTCAACCTTGACATTTAGTCTAGAAATTGTACTTGTAcaaatttaagatattattaaaaaaaatattttatagcttcactcaaacaaatttactacacggtgttttttattaattaggtaaatggaaatattATAGTCATAGTCTTGGTcgtaatatctttattcatttaggtaaacatgtacacttatgaacgtcaagaaaaacaaattaaattaatcgtaaatttacatttaccaccagttcgcaagtcaagggcgtagagctggtaagaagaactggcaagaaactttccgccactctattcaatcgccaagattttaatacaaattgtttgaactggagcaaatcaatcccaaggattaggatcatttaggtattcgtcacatttataaaaggctttattaattaatttacttttaacaaggactttgaatatatttagtgacagttctctaatttcgctttggagtttgttgtaaaaacgaatacaatttccatataaggagtggtttatcttttGAGTGTGCGgcctggttggtcgcacactcaaattagttctattacgcgtattatactggtgaaagtcaccatttgttttaaaatcgtttaagtttttttgtacatacaacaaggcttcaagaatatattgaccggATAATGTTATAACATTTAGTTCCTTAAATCTATTCTGTACCGACTCCCTCGGGGAAACACAACAAATACCCCGAACAGCCCGCTTCTGCAACACAAATATGGATTGAACCCCACAGTAGAATACCGTACGACATAACGCTGTGAAAGTAGTTTTCTTTACTGCATATGCTGCAGAGCTCAGCCTATTCGAAAGAGTCTCTATGTGTGGGCCCCACTGGAGTTTACTATCTATTGTTATGCCTAGGAAAACAGTTTTGTCAACAAAGTTTAGTTCACTGCCCTTAACTTTCAGGTTACCAATATCTCGCTTTACGTTATAAGTTGtaaatctaatacattttatagcaTAGTTAGAATAGCAGTAAGTTATTCACATTAAACCAGTTAACTATACTAGAGATGGAATTGTTTACATCGttcaataatatgtttttcctattcactttaaataaaagtgaagtGTCATCAGCAAACAATACCATCTCATGAACTTCGTTGACAAAGAATGGGAGgtcgtttatataaataagaaataagaaaGGTCCGAGAATCGATCCTTGGGGGACGCCGATTGACACCTGCAAACCCGGAGAGGTGACTCCATTGATATGCACTTTTTGGATCCTTCcctttaaatatgaattcatCAGGCTGGAAGCTTTGCCATCAACGCCATAGTGTTGAAGCTTTCCAACTAGTATATCTGGATGAACACAGTCAAAGGCCTTTGACAGGTCACAAAAGACGCCGACTCCATCATATGATTCTTCCCAGGCTTTATATATGTCCGAAATCAACTTCACACCGGCATCGATTGTGGAGCGACCCTTAGTAAAACCATACTGTTTAGTATgtaggagtttatttttattaaaatgtaaagaatGGTCTAGCATTatcttttcaaaaactttGCTCAACGCGAGGAGCACTGAAACAGGTTTCAGACCTGTTTCACGGATCAGACTCACTTTACTGAATTTCATTTCGTCCGGAAAGACTCCACAATCGATACatctgttaaaaataatagacaattCAGAGCTTATTACATCAATAacggaatttaaaattactgttGACATACCCCATAtatctttacttttttttaaattaataagcttAAAGGTTTTTACGATATCATTACaatgtttaaaatgaaatttaatattacatttaggtacaCACTTTTCTAGTAATGACATCGCAGCAGCAGGTGAAGAATCCAGGGACTTGGTCGTACTGAGTGgtacatttgtaaaaaactCTTCAAAAGTAGAAGCCACCTCTGAgtccaattttattaatttcccttttacttttaatttatattcggTTCGTTTGTCAGACGCTTTACCGGATTCctcatttattactttccagGTAGCTTTTACTTTATCcatgctattttttatttttgaacttaAATATTGTGATTTTGCAATTTTGCaatcttttttgaaattattagaaaacaaCTTAACATTTTCCCTAAATTCCTCACTGGTGTTATATTCTTTTTCATCatacatttcatataattttaacctttttCTATGTAACTCCTCATTTGCCCAGTCACAGAATCTTGCTTTCTCAGAGACCAATAAAGTCTTTTGAGTGAATACTTTCTTGAATTCATCAATAAATGATCCAAAAAAGcactgtataaattattagggGATGAGTTGTCACACAGAAATGGCATTCTATACACCAATGCTTCCTTAAATCTGCCCAAATGGTCATTTGTAATAGAAGTTATCAAAATTTTCTTGTTACATGGTTTTTGTTGCCTTAATTGGAATTCAAACCATTGACCAGTGTGATCAGATTTAAATCTAttgaaaatacaaacatttaaaggGGCTATgtcactatatatattatctatgcaAGTTGCAGTGCTGGCTGTTATTCTTGTCGGTGAATGAAATtggtttattaaattgtaagaaCGAAAAAGACTAAGTATGCGTACATTAGAATGACAAAAAGTAAATTGACATTGAAGTCCCCGCACACAATTAGCCCTTTATTACACTTTActaatttacacaatatctcctctaatacattttcaacATTATTATAGACAGCTGATGGAGgacaatatagatatacaacaATGAATTGCtccagttttttattaattaggatTAAGGAGCCACCATGCATTACATTTTCTCTGCAGAACACACTACCAACCCTGtggttacaaaaattaaacaaaacttcaCATTTTTTTAGCCAGTGCTCTGTTATGCACAAAAAGTCTATTTTTTGGCTATTCAagaatatttctatttctaactctttatttttaattccctGTATATTTTGatgcaatacaaaaaatttttgGGACTGTATGTAGTATGTAGTATGTAGAGACTCCGTTTCTGCAATTAGACTCTTAGCAGGTCCGTTGTGCGTGaagtcctggctaactaagccagcctaactccttccagaagcacagaagcttcctgggcacttcgcaggcttctcggagcgacctcactgttTTGAGGATTTCTGtacgttgtttagccacagcctcgcatACCAGGACTATGTGGGTGACTGTTTCCTCTGCGCTGAGACAGCCTCTGTACACGGGGCAATCTGTCAAGCCTAGGACAAAAAGATGTTTGTTGAGAAGACAATGGCCCGTGATTGTACCTATCATTGTTCTGAGATTAGTTCTGTTAAGGCTTAGTAgttgttttgtcatttttgGGTTAGCTGCCGGCATAACCATTTTGGATTGCCTACAGTCCTCACTTCGTGACCAGCGTTGTTGCTGGAGTTCTTCTGATCTTTAGCGAATCCATGCTCGCACCTGCGAGAAGGGCAAGGGTAGGAGAGGATACGGGCCAGCAGGCAATATGTCGGAGCCTCTTCTCGCAAGTTCATCGCCAGCATCATTGCCAAGAGATCCACTATGTCCTTTAATCCACTGTAGGGTAACCCTGTTTGTCAGGGCTATTTCCTCCAGTGCATTTATGACATTCTAGTACCAGCAAATTGTTTGTCGTTTTGCTTGCTAGTGCCAACAGCACAGACGCACTGTCGGATACAAACTTAATGCAAAAGTTGTTAACTATTAGTCGCTGCACGACTCTGGCTGCTTCTGTCAGGGCGACACATTCGCATTGAAAAATCGAGCTGTGCGTGCCTAGAGATAAGTGTGTGTTAAAGTTGAGATCCAAGGAGAATATGCCAGCGCCGGAGCCACGCCCTGTTTTTGAGCCATCAGTATATATTCGAAGCTCATTCAGGATCGATCGATCACATTTCTCTTCTTTCATTTGGACCTGgtatttcttgtttattatatgttgGTTAACGATCCTATCGCATGGCGCGGCTATTAGAGGTTGGTACTCTATTGCCCTGTTGAGAATCGCTGTGTGTGCGCTATAGGGATTTTTGCCCCATAGATCCAATATCATAAGCCTAATGGCTGCTAATGCTGCCTCCTGCTGTATGTGTAGATCCAGGGGTACAATTTTTAGGGCTAACTCCATTGCTGCAGTTGGTGTTGTTTTCATGCAACCGCTGGTAGCCGATACAGCGAGCCTTTGGAAGCGCCCAAGTTTCGTTATTGACGTTTGTAGTTCTGTTCTCGGCCACCATACCAGGGCACCATAAGCTAGCATCGGCAGTGTATAGCCATAGGGTGATTTTGGGTGACAGGCCCCATTTGACGCCTAGCATCTTTTTGCATTGATAAAAGGCGATCGTTGCTTTGTTTAGTTTACGTTCAAGGTGTTTGTTCCATAGCAGTTTACTGTCCAGAATCACACCTAAgtatttaaggcttgaacagtgttcaaatcggtcaactagggctagtttaaattaaattgttggaagaactgtcgctcatatgaatttgacaaaaatatatattgtggtttgaagcctactgtatcgattgataaaatcaaaaaatataaaagctataACAAttacccaaaaaaaaattacaatcgaACCAcagattagacataaattacaaattcgctccaaaacggttaatgcgatttattttaatcttacacgtattattagatatagcatatattattattttgataaaaaaaaaattgtattaactcgtttcctgggcatggaaagtaataaaaggtaaataaactcaagcgcaatgggcttccccccgcaatttcacacccgcgagcccttgtcttcagtccacctcaacgctttgcgacggAAGGACTGCGCTTGTGTTTCGGAGccaatactaattaaatatttgcgtatttttttcgaaatgccaaaatataaaaagaagtatcaagtgaggcgaggacatgaacttcggaaattattgtaaGTTGTAATTGGGTAACCTACCCAAACATAACTCAAATTTAGAGCtgtcaagtttcaagtgcaacttgtacaacaaagtaaaataagttgctgaacctgaCACCTGATGGaatccgaaggtgggtactggttctcgaggatggtaaacagtagacaaaccatcattgagctcgttgtaatcagctcagcgagacgatactagatatgtgactatatgaacctgatgatggactccgaaggtgggtattggatctcgaggatggtaagcagtagacataccgtcattgagcttgttgtaatcagctcagcgagacgatactagaaatatgactatatgaacctgatgatggactccgaaggtgggtattggatctcgaggatggtaagcagtagacataccgtcattgagcttgttgtaatcagctcagcgagacgatactataaatatgacgatatgaacctgatgatggactccgaaggtgggtactgggtatCGAGGATggtagcagtagacatacagtcattgagctcgttgtaatcagctcagcgagacgatactcgaaatgtgactatatgaacctgatcatggactccgaaggtgggtactggatctcgaggatggtaagcagtagacataccgtcattgagctcgttgtaatcagctcaacgagacgatactagaaatgtgactatatgaacctgatgatggactccgaaggtgggtattggatctcgaggatggtaagcagtagacataccgtcatttagcttgttgtaatcagctcagcgagactaTACTAGAAAtatgactatatgaacctgatgatggactccgaaggtgggtactgggtctcgag belongs to Pieris rapae chromosome 2, ilPieRapa1.1, whole genome shotgun sequence and includes:
- the LOC123689828 gene encoding chymotrypsin-2-like, with the translated sequence MAKYQVSIRSHNGEKEWHTCGGSIISQQYVLTAAHCIVQKQADKMSIVVGSHKVTKGGDRYKIKQLVPHENFSKATMKNDVGVVQIEGNIQYKDNVQPVELFKQQVPSGTKCLLTGWGKVTISDNIYPNDLQMLYFRTMSNKKCTERLTLRASVRRGLPLDDGQLCARRPPGQGVCNGDNGGPLVIEEDDKYLQIGIVSWGVPCATNYPDVFTSVPGNYAWIQNKIK